The genomic DNA CTGGAGGCGGTGGAGGCGCCGCTCCTCATCGAGCTCTACGCCCTCCACGTGGAGGAGAAGCGGCTGGCGCACGCCGTCGAGGTGGCCGCCCGCTACGCCGACGGCCTGCTCTTCGCCTACGAGTACAAGCCGGAGCGCATCGAGCGCGAACTGGAGCTGGGGCGGGAGGCGCTGGCCCGCGGCCGGCGCGAGCGCCCCCGGCGCCGCGGTCGCTAGCGCCGCGGCGCGCCACCGGCCCCGGCGGCGGCTCCGGACGGCTTCAGGCGGAGGGCCGGCCCGTCCCGCCGCCGGTCTCCCCGTCGCGACCCGCGGAGCCGCCGGCGGCCTCCGCGGCCGGGGCCGGCGCCGCCGGCCGGGCCGGCTGCGCCGGCTGGGCGGGCGCCTCCACCGCCTGGCTGATCTCCTGGCTCAGTCCCTGGGTGGCGTTGCGGAACTCGCGCAGGCCGCGGCCCACGGCCCGGCCGAGCTCGGGCAGGCGCGAGGGCCCGAAGACGACCAGCGCGATAACCAGGATGATGAGGATCTCCATCGGCCCGATGCGG from Bacillota bacterium includes the following:
- a CDS encoding twin-arginine translocase TatA/TatE family subunit; amino-acid sequence: MGRIGPMEILIILVIALVVFGPSRLPELGRAVGRGLREFRNATQGLSQEISQAVEAPAQPAQPARPAAPAPAAEAAGGSAGRDGETGGGTGRPSA